The window atttctgctgctaAGTTGGAGCATTAACACAGCGGCAGCCGTGGCATAAACAGCCACGTCACTTGTTGccgctgacgctgggaacagcAAGGTTAATattgtgcgtaaagcacttaatttagggctccaataatgccttgcgcACTGCCACCTCCATATTACTGCATTATAATTCATAACAGCAACgccatagttcagtctgatCGGCTTCTGGATGCTCTGTTCTCGCGAGACAATACGACAATACATCGGACCAGCACTTGAGTTATTCAACATAGATGGGTGGGcgacataaacaggttccactgtacgacATTAAATCAGCCATTTTTGTCATCTAAAACTGATTGGACAGCATTTGTGACAGTTCGGTTTAGGGTTGGATAATAGCCTTGACACTGGTAGAGAAATCACACCGGCGTTTGTTTTAAGAAACTGGTTGTAACGAGTGTGAACTCGCGCTTAGGTTTGGCAAAGGCTGACCTTGGAGAAGCGCCATAGTGGACACTGTTTGGTCTTCCCGTTCTAACAGTATGTACAAAACCACAGTACACACCTGCAGTAGTCTCATTCATGAGTCTCAAGCAGTTGAGTCCTGCAATCTGTGCAGCATCCACCACTGATCTCCTCTCAGAGTCAGTGAAGTAACATGGAACCTGGTAAGACAACaggacatatactgtagtagtctTGTAAAGATAAAAGGCCTGTTTGCATGCTTTTTCTGACGAACAACTCAGGTGTGCTCATGTACCATGGCTGAAGTTGGGTGTAAACCTTCCAATCATTATTACATTAGGCATTGCCAAAGtaacaaacagaacaacatgCCATTGCCAGTTAAAAGGATAACCTTGGGtgcaagcaaaaaaatgtgcatccaaTGCAAACACAGCAACACTGTATTGTGATACTTACAGAGACTACACAGTCAGCTACGGGCTTCTTCAGTGCACCTTCTGCCGTCTCCTTCAGCTTGGTGAGAAGCATGGCGGTGACCTGTTCAATGCTGAACACCTTCTCCTCTTCCATGTACATAACCTTTTAGGAATAGCAGATTAATCACTATTAGTGTGACATGATTATTTTACTgcgccttaaaaaaaaaaaaaaaaaaaagccgcccAAATCTTGGTGCAGACAAATTATTGTCGCCATAATAAAATAAGTCAAACTGTGCGTCATTCTTTAATTATGCACGGTGATGAAAAGAGATCCTGGCTGTGTGTCTGGagatttaaatattacatgaagTTATGCTGTTGGGCCTCCTGTGTGCAGAGCTCTCTTAAATTGACGCACATTACTGCCGGGTTGTCATTTGCACCGGATCATCCTCCAGAATGTTTAATCTGTGGAACCTCTAAACGTAACTGAGTACATTtataagctgtttttttcttttttttttaaggatatCCCTCTAAAGTCGCACAAAACTCCGGTCCACCGTCATGCAACCGGAGACTTCCATGCAAGATGACTTCTCAGTGAGCATCTAAGATAATGATTCACTTCACATGCAGTTTCCTGTGGGTTCCTCTGTACATTTGAGTTGAACGATGCCATTAATATAACCTTGTTACGTCACAGAACTCCTTTACAAACACaatatataaatgttttattgaaaATGCACATGATTAGGAAAAAGTTGACCATGTTACACTACTGCCCACGTCCCTCACTGAGTTGTGCTGAATTTCAAATTTTATCTCGGCTTAGCACCACGACACAGAGAAGGTTCGTCATGAAAGCAAATCATTATCTAAACACTTTATGGTACAAGTGGACTGGCACATTTACTTGAGATCAGGTGAAACATAACGGTCAAACCTTGACATGTCTCACTTTAAGCTCACCTTGATTCCAGTCGTTCCTGTAGGCATTTGTGCAACATCGTAGACCAGACTGGATTGGAGGCGCTGCACAAATGGATCCGAGAACGCCCGACCGTGAAACCTCTTGAAGCCCTGCACCGTGTTCTTACAGTTTGTGACAACCTGTTAAACCATGAAGATATacatataagaaaaaaataaaacgcatGGAACACCTGTACGGTGGCCAACAGGGGCAAATGTCAAAACTCTCTGAAGACAGAAACGATCCAAAACgaaacacacacgaacacatgaaattggaaaatgctgcaatcacaaacGTTGCGGGATCAAAAGCAaactctcccccccccccaaaaatgctgCGAATGTGAAAATCACACACAAACCCTacaaacaactgcatgagagaaatgatGCAAGTTCATGGAACAAAGTACAAGTTAGCCATGCTACCAGAAAGCTAGCCAGGCCACCAGAGGCGACGTCGGCAGACTTGAGGAATGTCCCTCTTTAAACAAAGACTTGCGCAGGATGACCAGAAGAAAGTCGGCGGAGTGAAAAGGTAGCTTTTTCTTTACATCTTTGTTTGGTTTAACAAAGACATTttctacatgtttttttattttgtttggtttaacAACCTTTTCATCCCACTCATGTCTTTGAAAAAGGACATCCCACAGGTGTGGCTCCTCTGgaagcctggctaacttcccgGTTGCATGTTCactgaacttgcagcatttatcacatgtagttatttttggatttgtgtgtttttggcatttgcaacatttttctagTGCATGTGTTTTTGATCCAGCGATGTTTATGTGATTATACAGCATTCTTAATCTGCAGCATTTTCCCATTGGAcgtgttttatgtgtgttttggtCATATCTGTATTTGGAGACTTAGGACGTTGCTGCGCCCTGTCGGCCACCGTACATTTGACAGTCAAGTGGCTTTGTGATCTatttgacatcactactaccaccaATGCCACATTGTCATTCCCAAATATTCCAAGAACATTAGTCACATTCTCAACACCACCACCAAGCAGAATCATACCTGGCTTTTTGCAGCTGCACCAATTGATCTATTCCGTGGCCCAAAAGAAACACatgctctataaataaaataaaaaagacatttcagaTGTTGCCACATTTTGTACAGTGAATCTGTCACAAGCAGTTATATTTTATTGTGATGCATTTGTTTGCTTAATGCAGCCGTGTTTAAATGTATCAGTTATGAAGAGATGGGGATTTGGAAGAGCTAAGATGAAACGCAATGACTTGATGAAGCCGTTTTTGACAGCAAGTGTACGGCGGCCTCCTCCCATCACGCGCTTTTCCGTGCCCACAGGCAAAATCAATCGCCTACATTTTCAGTTCTGCGCTATACTGTAACATTTATGTGCTGTCATTATGTGATCATCATATATCTTGAGAACAAAGttcaaataaaaaagcaaagCGGCGTCTTTTTTCAACTCGAGCTAGTGTCATGATTGCGCTAGCATTAGCTGTAACGTTAAcatgccgtttcctgttgtgaaaccattagcatgctaactatcCAAGTTAGCACTGCTAGCGTCACACAAGAGAAATGATCACAGGTGGATTCGTGCACATTCCCCAACTTGTTAGCGGGACACAAGTCACAAAAATGAAGTTACTGCTCATACTTACGGTGTACACCGGTCGCTGTACTCGTTGGCGACCGTTTCAATCCCACCGGCTCGGGCTACTGCTACATAGCAGTTCAAATATCCCACGTCGAATCCGACAACTGACATCTTAACTAGCTAACTGAGCAGGGTAACGTCCAGTGAATACTATGAAAAGCAGTGCAATTTTGATGGAGAAACGAAGACTCGGCAGCTATGTAGGCTATGCTTTCACTCAGCGACCGTTGATCCACCCTTGTTCTTGTTCCATGAAGCTGAGCAGCAGCATGCGGTATACCGGCTGATGAACTACAGCCTTCAAGAATTTTCTATCCGTGTCGCCAACCAATAGCGTGAGAGACAGGAACATGGTGCTGCGCCGCACACAGGTCGTGAACAGCATTGCAGCAGTTTCCGCCATGTTGCTAAGGTTGGAAAGCTTTAAATGCAGTACAGTCAGTACACCATCTAAACCCAACTTTAACAAATCAAATTTATCATTATCACTGTACTACTGCTGAACATGTACCGTGACATTTAAGTTGCTTTTGTTACATTTATACAGTACTGCGGTGCCTCCTGGTACACATCCCAAACACATAAGGGTGTAAAATCATAACCATTCCTCACAATAATGAAAAAGAGTGTGCTCCACATGAgtgcaaactaaacaaaacgTTCCTAACAAAAATTACAAGCCACAACAAATTCAGTCTGAattgatttcacataaatacatttccatttttattggtgaAACAGAAGCAGCGTTAACAACAGGGATAGCTGGAGAGTTTATTCATCATTCTCGTAGTCAGCAGGATTCTTCCTCTTGCTCTGCTTGTGGACGCTGTTTCCCCACGTGTACGTCACGTACATGATGGTCAttgctgcaaaataaaaataaaaaatcgtGGCAGGATGTGGATTAGCTCACATTTTTGCATAGCTGTGAAACAAGAGAATATATATCCTTTATAAATTTAGTGAGATAAATTAGGGTGTCAAAGCAGCATATTCACAAAACAGACACAagtgtatatatttaaatgcaATATCAGAACTGTCAACATGTACGCATTTTTCATACTCAGCACCCATTTTGACACTTAAATACGCTTTGTACACATCGCTGCTCTCCAGGCATGCATTTAGTTCAGTTTGTGTCTGAAAGCTTGTTCGCCTAACACTCagaggctatgttcacactgcaggttatGATGCCcgattcagattttttgttaaaatacaatctttttCATGTAATAGTTGACAGTTACCAAAAAAAATTGACTCGTATCTATGTGTAATGTGAACACAATGCATACGGGAAGTGACGCGCAAGCGCACAAAACATGACGTCACACGTGTGACTAAGTTAACGGAAGGAAACATGGCATCTAATCCTGGCAACTTTggggcaatttcaaggattttgtgcaaccggagtcaacaatttcttaaccaaattattTTACATAAGAGATAATTGAAGGAAGAGGGCGGGAACTTTGCTGTGACATCTGTTCAGAGGAGTGTGTGGCTGGATGTCagagccaggagtggtgggacattgacgtgagcTGCTTGGCTGACACtaattttgcaaataaatttgcattacaagaacttttgcctacaacTGTGAGTACTTTCCCTCAACTCTCGCACGGCAACAAGTGCCTTCTGATGACCTATAGGTTGGATATAAGCAGCCTGAACGTTCAGGCTGCAGTTGCATcagatacatatcggatttatagccacatttggaaaaaaaaaaaaaaaaaaaaaaaagaattgttctGCTCAcactgacataaaaaaaaaaaaatcaaataccgGTCACatatcacaaaaaaaataaattaacctGCATTGCAAACATCGCCAGAGTTAGGCCTGAATTATGTACTGTGCTTGAATGCATCGTCACAACAGAACATGGACTTCAGGAAATACTGCTccagcacaaaaaaaagaagccacacacagagttgttcattgttctctGAGtgcaatatatcaatatatatacacacagcaCTGGAAAAATCTAAGAGACCACTGCAAAGTTATCTTTTCTCTGATTTTACCGTGTGTTTGAGAAGcaatgaacatttttattctATAAACTACTGACATTACTCCCAAATTCCAgacaaaaatattgtcattattGCATTTATTGGATAGGAAATGAAAAAtggttcaaaaaaaaaaaaaaaaaaaaaaaagattgagaaCTTTGTTTCTTTgcattatgatattttaaacaaCCCAGTACTCATGTTTTAACTTTAAGAGTTCAGAAATCAATACTTGGTGCTTTCATGCTCTACACCAACCAAAATTTGAGGTGATAtcttttacaaatgtattcaaatGAGTAAGTTTGACGCTTATGTTGTACATCAAGAGTGTTTAATATTGAAGATTTCttttatattgtgtgctaaatgagagttGGTCTCCTTACATGGTCCTGTGACTAACTGGCGCTTTCTGAACTGCAATTTGTTTCCTATCTTGATGCAGTAAATTTCCCATATGCAGGTACTTATGTTTGTTATTTAGAAAGATTGTCGACACGGACCGTAAAGGCTGTGATCTCGGCGTGTACattattatttcctgtgtgtatacacGACTATTTATACAGGCcgtttattggagtgtttttttttcttaacagcgACAGGGTCTATATAGTGTAGTGTCGCCgagagcacttcctgtttaccCGTGTACTTTGCTGTACATgcttagagctcacatagttgttggttaGTCTGCATgattcgttggtagtgtcttgtctgttgttatccaCCTATcacattgctgtgtgatgttttagcTCTTTTATGACACCGTGAGTAGGATTGGTACGTGAAGTGCTGACCTCCCGAGATTCCAGTGGGGTTGAGAGGTTCATTGTGAGCCGCGTTGTTGCTCCGCTTGCAAAATAAAGAGTTACCTCTTCCTCACCGCCACAATGGACAACTTCTGGTACTCACACAGGTACTATATTTTTGAGtcccatctagtggttcaaatgtgaattacacctctcatgacaatgaaaaaaattgtctaaaaatGCCGATATCGTCAATAATCGACGATCATtcatagcacaattatcaaccagcaaaatgtgttattgtgacaggcctagtcatACAGTAACCCAATTAGGAAAAGCAGTGTAGTATATGGATGGATAGTTGGATGGCTTCCTATTGATTTCTTCTTTACATCACTTGGGATAAAAGTTGcctgaaaaaaaattgtgtccatGCCATGTTAATTTAGGTAGCCTACTGCAGTCAATGTTATTGGTTACAATGACACTATAATGTAAATCCCCAGCCCGCTAAAAAGTAAAGGAAAGCGTAGATGAAATAAAACTCACGAGGGGCGACTTTGAAGAAAGATGAAGTGAACCTCCTCCACACATTGGGGATCCCTTTGgagaaatagttggggaaagcCCTCTGCTCAAAGGGAGACAGACTGTATGTGATTACATGTCTGATCCTGGCCAAGTCTCCAAAGTGGCGGCCCATACTGATCTGGAAGGCAACAAAGAGGGGTCAGTGAACTGGTAAAGTTGGAATTTGTAGCTGACTTGTGCTCTCAACAGCCAAACTGCTAGCGATTCTGTGTAAAGCGAGTCAAACATTGTTTCGACATGCACTAACTATACCGCTTAAAAAAACTTGATACATTAAAATTACAACACAATGGCAGTGGCGTGGGcgtaattaagagaaaaatcattatagttgtgtgtatatatatttaaaaggcGACTGCAAATTTTAACACTGATTTGCATCAATCAAGCTCCTGTTTGAAACGTGAGTAAACTTAACAAATCTGTGCCAGAGACGGAATGCGTCTGACAACAATACAATAAACGCCGATACTTCATCCCACACTCAACCAGTTTAACCAAGATAGCGTTAATGTTAAAAGATTGCTAAACAAAAGTCGTGCTACCTAaatattagcattagcatgggTGGCCTGGCTAAAGTACAAACATTAGACCTTGAGACATTTCCTCCACTAAcgttaaaaaaacaccaactaGGTAGCCTTTTGCGGCGCATGGTGATTGGTATGTCAGACAATCGTCGAATTTAGTTGCAAGACAACCAAAGTAAAGCATTAGTAGTGTGACATTGAGGTTTACCGTGCTGCTCCTCGTCGTTTCTCAAAGGCTTGTGTCCTTCCTTCGTCGAGTTAATATTGGATTGGAGCTCCTTTACTGCCATCTAGCGGCCAGGAGGCCACACGCGCAGACTTACTTGCACTCATAAAACGAAAAATATACACACGTAGACGTAGTTGTTTCCATCTTGTGTTAAAACAATGGCACAGTGTCagccattgttttattattgcatGTAGAAAGACGCCAAATGTATGcatgctgtttgtttattccCCGACTTTTCAGAGCacatatttttgtttgaatATTCTTACGctgaacacagacacacagtgaaTTCATATAATTTGCATAAATACACATGACATGCATCTAAGTCACATTCAACCAGTATAAATTCATAGGCATGCAGTCACTCAGTGACCAGAAGTAATAAATACACACTGACACCTCGACAGCTTTCATTCTGGGCATTGTGAAGACAGCTGCCATTCAGGCAACTGTTTGGAATGCACTGGAATAAAACAATATGTAAAAGGTTTAAGATTTTGTGACtgctttttcctccttttttgaTCCAGAACAGGGCTGCTTGAAACTTGCAAACTGTAACAAATTAAATAATGACAGACCACTGACCCAAAATGagttaacaaaaaataacttaaaatacaaaataatataccACGCATTTCCTTTGTCAAGTGTTTCATATCCAATACCGTATTGCATTAAGTTGAAACACAGGATGAATTTGCATCCTTTCTGATAAGGCATcaacagaaatgaaataaccattatttttctttttctttactttCCACAATGTTAAAATACATTGTTTAAGTAAACACACCTGCTCCAGAGCAAACATCTTATATGCGCAATGATTTTAGAACTTGATGAAATCACCGAGCCTGGTCAGAACATCTTATGTGTTAATAGCACACCAAAGCTTTATGGTAATATTTTCTCCAAAGTGTTCGGGGAGGGTGGGGGCGATTCGGTTGCTGGTTTAGCGACAGGTGCACCGAGTCGCAATCATGT of the Dunckerocampus dactyliophorus isolate RoL2022-P2 chromosome 11, RoL_Ddac_1.1, whole genome shotgun sequence genome contains:
- the LOC129189978 gene encoding cytochrome b-c1 complex subunit 8, which codes for MGRHFGDLARIRHVITYSLSPFEQRAFPNYFSKGIPNVWRRFTSSFFKVAPPMTIMYVTYTWGNSVHKQSKRKNPADYENDE